A window of the Capricornis sumatraensis isolate serow.1 chromosome 9, serow.2, whole genome shotgun sequence genome harbors these coding sequences:
- the CC2D1A gene encoding coiled-coil and C2 domain-containing protein 1A isoform X1: MHKRKGPPGPPGRGAATARQLGLLVDLSPDGLMIPEDGVNDEELEAEFLALVGGQPQALEKLKGKGPLPMEAIEKMASLCMRDPDEDEEEGTDEEDVEADDDLLAELNEVLGEEQKASESHPPVAQPKATTPSPGLEATLQERLALYQTAIESARQAGDSAKMRRYDRGLKTLENLLASVRKGKAIDEGDIPPPVAVGKGPVATPSHTPAPTQPAPLNPLAPDPRVVVESPPSAAPSSSLASAKPQPPPGPCSPGPLAQLQSRQREYKLAALHAKQQGDTATAAKHFRVAKSFDAVLEALSRGEPVDLSRLPPPPDQLPQGPPSPPVQPPTPALVPSTPEAPPPPKTLLEALEQRMERYHVAAAQAKTKGDQRKARMHERIVKQYQDAIRAHKAGRAVDVAELPVPPGFPPIQGLEATEPTQQSLVGVLETAMKLANQDEGPEDEEDEEPKKLSSPAAPTAQPKAPPSKAPPSGSAPIAKAAPKGTSTRAQQQLAFLEGRKKQLLQAALRAKQKNDVEGAKMHLRQAKGLEPMLEASRNGLPVDITKVPPAPVNKDDFALVQRPGPGLSQESARRYGELTKLIRQQHEMCLNHSNQFTQLGNIAETSKFEKLAEDCKRSMEILKQAFARGLPTPTARFEQRTFSVIKIFPDLSSNDMLLFIVKGISLPTPPGLSPGDLDVFVRFDFPYPNVEEAQKDKTSVIKNTDSPEFKEQFKLCINRSHRGFRRAIQTKGIKFEVVHKGGLFKTDRVLGTAQLKLDALETACEVREVLEVLDGRRPTGGRLEVMVRIREPLTAQQLETTTERWLVIDPVPASVPTQVAGPKGKAPPMPAPTREPGNRSARPLHSLSVLAFDQERLERKILALRQARRPVPPEVAQQYQDIMQRSQWQRAQLEQGGPGMRREYMAQLERQLQFYTEAARRLGNDGSREAAKEALYRRNLVESELQRLRR, translated from the exons ATGCACAAGAGGAAGGGACCCCCGGGACCCCCGGGCCGAGGCGCCGCCACCGCCCGCCAG CTGGGCCTGCTAGTTGACCTCTCCCCAGACGGCCTGATGATTCCTGAAGATGGAGTTAACGATGAGGAACTGGAGGCTGAGTTCTTGGCCTTGGTGGGAGGCCAGCCCCAAGCCTTGGAGAAGCTTAAAGGCAAAG GTCCCCTGCCCATGGAAGCCATTGAGAAGATGGCCAGCTTATGCATGAGAGACCCGGATGAggatgaagaggagggaacagACGAGGAGGACGTGGAGGCTGATGATGACCTGCTG GCGGAACTGAATGAGGTCCTTGGGGAGGAGCAGAAGGCTTCAGAGTCCCACCCTCCTGTGGCCCAG CCAAAGGCCACaacccccagcccagggctggaggCCACCTTGCAGGAGAGGCTGGCCCTCTACCAGACTGCGATCGAAAGCGCTAGGCAAGCCGGAGACAGCGCCAAGATGCGGCGCTACGACCGGGGGCTTAAG ACACTTGAAAACCTGCTGGCCTCCGTCCGGAAGGGCAAAGCCATCGATGAAGGGGACATCCCGCCGCCTGTGGCTGTGGGGAAGGGTCCAGTGGCCACGCCCAGCCACACGCCTGCACCCACCCAGCCGGCCCCTCTGAACCCGCTGGCCCCAGATCCCCGGGTTGTCGTGGAGAGTCCTCCTTCTGCTGCTCCATCCTCGTCCCTGGCCTCAGCTAAGCCCCAGCCGCCCCCAG GTCCTTGCAGCCCTGGCCCCCTGGCTCAGTTGCAGAGCCGCCAGCGCGAGTACAAGCTGGCTGCCCTCCACGCCAAGCAGCAGGGAGACACCGCCACTGCCGCCAAACACTTCCGTGTGGCCAAG AGCTTTGATGCTGTCTTGGAGGCCCTGAGCCGGGGGGAGCCTGTGGATCTGTCACGCCTGCCCCCTCCACCTG ACCAGCTGCCCCAGGGCCCACCATCACCACCTGTGCAGCCTCCAACTCCTGCTCTGGTGCCCTCCACGCCAG AGGCTCCTCCACCCCCGAAGACTCTCCTGGAGGCACTAGAGCAGCGGATGGAGCGGTACCACGTGGCTGCAGCTCAAGCCAAGACCAAGGGGGACCAGCGGAAGGCTCGCATGCATGAGCGCATCGTCAAG caATACCAAGACGCCATTCGAGCCCACAAGGCTGGCCGAGCGGTGGACGTGGCGGAGCTGCCTGTGCCTCCAG GCTTTCCCCCGATCCAGGGCCTGGAGGCCACCGAGCCCacccagcagagcctggtgggggtCCTGGAGACCGCCATGAAGCTGGCCAACCAGGATGAAGGCCCTGAGGACGAAGAGGACGAGGAGCCTAAGAAG CTCAGCAGCCCTGCAGCCCCCACAGCCCAGCCCAAAGCCCCACCTTCAAAGGCACCCCCGTCAGGATCCGCCCCCATAGCCAAAGCAGCCCCCAAAGGCACATCCACCAGAG CCCAGCAGCAGCTGGCTTTCCTGGAGGGCCGCAAGAAGCAGCTCCTGCAGGCTGCGCTGCGAGCCAAGCAGAAGAACGACGTGGAGGGCGCCAAGATGCACCTGCGCCAGGCCAAGGGGCTGGAGCCCATGCTGGAGGCCTCACGCAATGGGCTGCCTGTGGACATCACCAAG GTGCCACCTGCCCCTGTCAACAAGGATGACTTTGCCCTGGTCCAGCGCCCTGGCCCAGGTCTGTCTCAGGAGTCTGCCCGACGCTACGGCGAACTCACCAAGCTCATAAGGCAGCAGCACGAg ATGTGCCTGAACCACTCTAACCAGTTCACTCAGCTCGGCAACATCGCTGAAACCAGCAA ATTTGAGAAGCTGGCGGAGGACTGTAAGCGGAGCATGGAGATTCTGAAGCAGGCCTTTGCCCGGGGTCTCCCCACGCCCACTGCTCGCTTTGAACAGAGAACCTTCAGCGTCATCAA GATCTTCCCTGACCTCAGCAGCAACGACATGCTCCTATTCATCGTGAAGGGCATCAGCTTGCCCACACCACCAG GGCTGTCTCCTGGTGACCTGGATGTCTTTGTTCGATTCGACTTCCCCTATCCCAACGTG GAAGAAGCTCAGAAAGACAAGACCAGCGTGATCAAAAACACAGACTCCCCTG AGTTCAAGGAGCAGTTCAAGCTTTGCATCAACCGCAGCCACCGTGGCTTCCGAAGGGCCATCCAGACCAAAGGCATCAAGTTCGAAGTGGTCCACAAGGG gggGCTCTTTAAGACTGACCGGGTCCTGGGCACAGCTCAGCTGAAACTGGACGCCCTGGAGACGGCATGTGAGGTCCGAGAGGTCCTTGAG GTCCTGGATGGCCGCAGGCCCACAGGGGGCCGGCTGGAAGTGATGGTTCGGATTCGCGAGCCACTGACAGCCCAGCAATTGGAGACCACGACTGAGAGGTGGCTGGTCATCGACCCCGTGCCAGCGTCCGTGCCCACA CAGGTTGCTGGCCCCAAAGGGAAGGCTCCTCCCATGCCTGCTCCTACGAGGGAGCCAGGGAACAG ATCAGCACGGCCCCTGCATAGTCTCAGTGTGCTGGCCTTCGACCAAGAGCGTCTGGAGCGGAAG ATCCTGGCCCTCAGGCAGGCGCGGCGGCCGGTGCCCCCTGAGGTGGCGCAGCAGTACCAGGACATCATGCAGCGCAGCCAGTGGCAGCGGGCGCAGCTGGAGCAGGGAGGCCCGGGCATGCGGCGGG AGTACATGGCCCAGCTGGAGCGCCAGCTACAGTTCTACACGGAGGCCGCCCGGCGTCTGGGCAATGATGGCAGCAGG GAGGCCGCCAAGGAGGCACTGTATAGACGGAACCTGGTCGAGAGTGAG CTGCAGCGGCTCCGCCGGTGA
- the CC2D1A gene encoding coiled-coil and C2 domain-containing protein 1A isoform X2, producing MHKRKGPPGPPGRGAATARQLGLLVDLSPDGLMIPEDGVNDEELEAEFLALVGGQPQALEKLKGKGPLPMEAIEKMASLCMRDPDEDEEEGTDEEDVEADDDLLAELNEVLGEEQKASESHPPVAQPKATTPSPGLEATLQERLALYQTAIESARQAGDSAKMRRYDRGLKTLENLLASVRKGKAIDEGDIPPPVAVGKGPVATPSHTPAPTQPAPLNPLAPDPRVVVESPPSAAPSSSLASAKPQPPPGPCSPGPLAQLQSRQREYKLAALHAKQQGDTATAAKHFRVAKSFDAVLEALSRGEPVDLSRLPPPPDQLPQGPPSPPVQPPTPALVPSTPEAPPPPKTLLEALEQRMERYHVAAAQAKTKGDQRKARMHERIVKQYQDAIRAHKAGRAVDVAELPVPPGFPPIQGLEATEPTQQSLVGVLETAMKLANQDEGPEDEEDEEPKKLSSPAAPTAQPKAPPSKAPPSGSAPIAKAAPKGTSTRAQQQLAFLEGRKKQLLQAALRAKQKNDVEGAKMHLRQAKGLEPMLEASRNGLPVDITKVPPAPVNKDDFALVQRPGPGLSQESARRYGELTKLIRQQHEMCLNHSNQFTQLGNIAETSKFEKLAEDCKRSMEILKQAFARGLPTPTARFEQRTFSVIKIFPDLSSNDMLLFIVKGISLPTPPGLSPGDLDVFVRFDFPYPNVEEAQKDKTSVIKNTDSPEFKEQFKLCINRSHRGFRRAIQTKGIKFEVVHKGGLFKTDRVLGTAQLKLDALETACEVREVLEVLDGRRPTGGRLEVMVRIREPLTAQQLETTTERWLVIDPVPASVPTVAGPKGKAPPMPAPTREPGNRSARPLHSLSVLAFDQERLERKILALRQARRPVPPEVAQQYQDIMQRSQWQRAQLEQGGPGMRREYMAQLERQLQFYTEAARRLGNDGSREAAKEALYRRNLVESELQRLRR from the exons ATGCACAAGAGGAAGGGACCCCCGGGACCCCCGGGCCGAGGCGCCGCCACCGCCCGCCAG CTGGGCCTGCTAGTTGACCTCTCCCCAGACGGCCTGATGATTCCTGAAGATGGAGTTAACGATGAGGAACTGGAGGCTGAGTTCTTGGCCTTGGTGGGAGGCCAGCCCCAAGCCTTGGAGAAGCTTAAAGGCAAAG GTCCCCTGCCCATGGAAGCCATTGAGAAGATGGCCAGCTTATGCATGAGAGACCCGGATGAggatgaagaggagggaacagACGAGGAGGACGTGGAGGCTGATGATGACCTGCTG GCGGAACTGAATGAGGTCCTTGGGGAGGAGCAGAAGGCTTCAGAGTCCCACCCTCCTGTGGCCCAG CCAAAGGCCACaacccccagcccagggctggaggCCACCTTGCAGGAGAGGCTGGCCCTCTACCAGACTGCGATCGAAAGCGCTAGGCAAGCCGGAGACAGCGCCAAGATGCGGCGCTACGACCGGGGGCTTAAG ACACTTGAAAACCTGCTGGCCTCCGTCCGGAAGGGCAAAGCCATCGATGAAGGGGACATCCCGCCGCCTGTGGCTGTGGGGAAGGGTCCAGTGGCCACGCCCAGCCACACGCCTGCACCCACCCAGCCGGCCCCTCTGAACCCGCTGGCCCCAGATCCCCGGGTTGTCGTGGAGAGTCCTCCTTCTGCTGCTCCATCCTCGTCCCTGGCCTCAGCTAAGCCCCAGCCGCCCCCAG GTCCTTGCAGCCCTGGCCCCCTGGCTCAGTTGCAGAGCCGCCAGCGCGAGTACAAGCTGGCTGCCCTCCACGCCAAGCAGCAGGGAGACACCGCCACTGCCGCCAAACACTTCCGTGTGGCCAAG AGCTTTGATGCTGTCTTGGAGGCCCTGAGCCGGGGGGAGCCTGTGGATCTGTCACGCCTGCCCCCTCCACCTG ACCAGCTGCCCCAGGGCCCACCATCACCACCTGTGCAGCCTCCAACTCCTGCTCTGGTGCCCTCCACGCCAG AGGCTCCTCCACCCCCGAAGACTCTCCTGGAGGCACTAGAGCAGCGGATGGAGCGGTACCACGTGGCTGCAGCTCAAGCCAAGACCAAGGGGGACCAGCGGAAGGCTCGCATGCATGAGCGCATCGTCAAG caATACCAAGACGCCATTCGAGCCCACAAGGCTGGCCGAGCGGTGGACGTGGCGGAGCTGCCTGTGCCTCCAG GCTTTCCCCCGATCCAGGGCCTGGAGGCCACCGAGCCCacccagcagagcctggtgggggtCCTGGAGACCGCCATGAAGCTGGCCAACCAGGATGAAGGCCCTGAGGACGAAGAGGACGAGGAGCCTAAGAAG CTCAGCAGCCCTGCAGCCCCCACAGCCCAGCCCAAAGCCCCACCTTCAAAGGCACCCCCGTCAGGATCCGCCCCCATAGCCAAAGCAGCCCCCAAAGGCACATCCACCAGAG CCCAGCAGCAGCTGGCTTTCCTGGAGGGCCGCAAGAAGCAGCTCCTGCAGGCTGCGCTGCGAGCCAAGCAGAAGAACGACGTGGAGGGCGCCAAGATGCACCTGCGCCAGGCCAAGGGGCTGGAGCCCATGCTGGAGGCCTCACGCAATGGGCTGCCTGTGGACATCACCAAG GTGCCACCTGCCCCTGTCAACAAGGATGACTTTGCCCTGGTCCAGCGCCCTGGCCCAGGTCTGTCTCAGGAGTCTGCCCGACGCTACGGCGAACTCACCAAGCTCATAAGGCAGCAGCACGAg ATGTGCCTGAACCACTCTAACCAGTTCACTCAGCTCGGCAACATCGCTGAAACCAGCAA ATTTGAGAAGCTGGCGGAGGACTGTAAGCGGAGCATGGAGATTCTGAAGCAGGCCTTTGCCCGGGGTCTCCCCACGCCCACTGCTCGCTTTGAACAGAGAACCTTCAGCGTCATCAA GATCTTCCCTGACCTCAGCAGCAACGACATGCTCCTATTCATCGTGAAGGGCATCAGCTTGCCCACACCACCAG GGCTGTCTCCTGGTGACCTGGATGTCTTTGTTCGATTCGACTTCCCCTATCCCAACGTG GAAGAAGCTCAGAAAGACAAGACCAGCGTGATCAAAAACACAGACTCCCCTG AGTTCAAGGAGCAGTTCAAGCTTTGCATCAACCGCAGCCACCGTGGCTTCCGAAGGGCCATCCAGACCAAAGGCATCAAGTTCGAAGTGGTCCACAAGGG gggGCTCTTTAAGACTGACCGGGTCCTGGGCACAGCTCAGCTGAAACTGGACGCCCTGGAGACGGCATGTGAGGTCCGAGAGGTCCTTGAG GTCCTGGATGGCCGCAGGCCCACAGGGGGCCGGCTGGAAGTGATGGTTCGGATTCGCGAGCCACTGACAGCCCAGCAATTGGAGACCACGACTGAGAGGTGGCTGGTCATCGACCCCGTGCCAGCGTCCGTGCCCACA GTTGCTGGCCCCAAAGGGAAGGCTCCTCCCATGCCTGCTCCTACGAGGGAGCCAGGGAACAG ATCAGCACGGCCCCTGCATAGTCTCAGTGTGCTGGCCTTCGACCAAGAGCGTCTGGAGCGGAAG ATCCTGGCCCTCAGGCAGGCGCGGCGGCCGGTGCCCCCTGAGGTGGCGCAGCAGTACCAGGACATCATGCAGCGCAGCCAGTGGCAGCGGGCGCAGCTGGAGCAGGGAGGCCCGGGCATGCGGCGGG AGTACATGGCCCAGCTGGAGCGCCAGCTACAGTTCTACACGGAGGCCGCCCGGCGTCTGGGCAATGATGGCAGCAGG GAGGCCGCCAAGGAGGCACTGTATAGACGGAACCTGGTCGAGAGTGAG CTGCAGCGGCTCCGCCGGTGA